The Schistocerca nitens isolate TAMUIC-IGC-003100 chromosome 7, iqSchNite1.1, whole genome shotgun sequence genome contains a region encoding:
- the LOC126194866 gene encoding succinate dehydrogenase [ubiquinone] iron-sulfur subunit, mitochondrial → MAGEATIMRLCRGTFGNVRRLHSATKQQAAAAAAVAAETKVQPRIKKFLVYRWNPDKPTEKPTMQEYDVDLNTCGPMVLDGLIKIKNDIDPTLTFRRSCREGICGSCAMNIGGVNTLACISKIDTNLNKPVKIYPLPHMYVIKDLVPDMNNFYKQYREIQPWLQRKNEPLAGSHSYLQSVEDRQKLDGLYECILCACCSTSCPSYWWNGDKYLGPAVLMQAYRWIIDSRDEATEQRLSRLRDPYSVYRCHTIMNCTKTCPKGLNPGKAIAEIKKLLSGFSKKEEPGLETAALQK, encoded by the exons ATGGCAGGTGAAGCGACAATTATGCGGCTATGCAGAGGAACTTTTGGGAAT GTACGGAGGCTTCATAGTGCCACAAAGCAGCAAGCAGCGGCagcagctgctgttgctgcagaGACTAAGGTGCAACCAAGGATCAAAAAATTTTTAGTGTATCGATGGAATCCTGATAAGCCCACAGAAAAACCTACAATGCAAGAATATGATGTGGATCTCAACAC GTGTGGTCCGATGGTGCTGGATggtctaataaaaataaaaaatgacattgaCCCAACATTGACATTCAGGAGATCATGCCGGGAAGGCATATGTGGATCCTGTGCCATGAACATTGGAGGTGTCAACACACTGGCATGTATCAG CAAAATTGACACCAATCTAAACAAGCCAGTTAAAATATATCCTCTGCCGCATATGTACGTAATAAAGGATCTAGTTCCCGATATGAATAACTTTTACAAGCAGTACCGTGAAATTCAGCCTTGGCTGCAGCGGAAAAATGAACCTCTTGCTGGGAGCCATTCTTACCTGCAGTCTGTGGAAGATAGACAGAAGCTG gaTGGTCTCTATGAATGCATTCTTTGTGCTTGCTGCAGCACATCATGCCCCTCATACTGGTGGAATGGTGATAAATACCTTGGTCCAGCTGTCCTAATGCAG GCATATCGGTGGATAATTGATTCTCGTGATGAAGCGACAGAACAACGTCTGAGTAGGTTGCGAGATCCCTACTCTGTTTATCGTTGCCATACAATTATGAACTGCACGAAGACATGTCCTAAG GGTCTGAACCCAGGTAAGGCAATTGCGGAGATTAAAAAATTGCTGTCTGGGTTCAGCAAGAAAGAGGAACCTGGTTTGGAAACAGCTGCACTACAGAAGTAA